In candidate division KSB1 bacterium, the genomic stretch CCCGTGCGGAGGCGCTGCAGTAGCTCCGCTTCGTCACTCCGCATTGCGTGGCCTGGGTTCTCCGCTAATCGTCTCGTAAGATTAGACCGTTCGCCTGCAGGAATGTTTCAGCATGTACAATGAAGGCTCGTTCAACCGCATACCGCAACATTACTCGCCCATTCGTACTCTACAGGTTGGGTGGCGGGCAATCGCATGCTCAACCTGTGTTAACGTAAACCAATGCAGGATCAAGAGTTATATGCTCCATGCCGCCCCACGACAACTCAAGGAGTCGCTATGAGTACTGAAGAACTGGCCATCATGATTCCGATCATCGGGATTCTCGGCAGCTTTCTCGTGGTCATCGTGTTCGTGCTGGCCGACAACCGGACCCGCCGCATGCGAGCGAAAATGCTGCACGACGAGCGCATGATCGCACTGGAAAAGGGGCTGCCCGTCCCGATGGACGATGCGTTCGCGAAGAAACGCCGCTACTTCAGGTCCGGTTTGGTCTGGTGTTCCATCGGCCTCGGATTGATGACGCTGGGAATCGTCGCGACCGAGAATGATGCGAATGAGCTGTTTGGAGTCGGATCGATTCCGCTCCTGATCGGCCTCGCGCTGATCGCCGGAGACCTTATTGATCTGAAACGAGCGAAAGCAGAGCGGGATAGAGTGATTTCACCGTATCTTGCGGCGGAGACTGAGCCGCGGAGTTCGGCCGGTCGCTCATAAAGTGCAGTCCGCGGCTCTCCGAGCGGCTTTGAGCGCAAGAGACGATCAGATCGGCCATGATCGCCAAATTGCGCAATTCCACTAAAGGGGCGCTGATCCTCGTCCGGCGGTAGAAGTCCGTCACTTCGTCAACCAGCAGGTCGAGTCGGCGCCGCGCCCGTTGCAGGCGCAACGTCGAGCGCACGATACCCACGTAATCCCACATCAGTTTGCGGATTTCGTTGCGGTCGTGCTGCACGAGAATCCACTCTTCCGAGTTCACTGTGCCTTCCTCCGACCACGATTGGGCTTCCGGCGCGGGCGGACACTCGCGCAGCCATTCGCCGCAACTGGCCGCCGCCTGATCCGCAAAGACGACCGCTTCCAACAGGGAATTTGACGCGAGGCGGTTCGCACCGTGGACGCCGGTCATGGCCACTTCCCCGATCGCGAATAGGCCGGGAATTGAGGTGCGCGCCCGCAGATCCGTGACGACCCCGCCGCACTGATAGTGGGCGGCCGGCACCACCGGAATCGGATCGGCCGTGAAGTCGATATTGTGACCGCGGCAAATCGTATCAATATGCGGGAACTCGCGCCGCAATCCGGGCGCATCGAGATGAGACGCGTCGAGCAGCACATAGCGCTCGCCGCGTTTTTTCATTTCCGCGTCAATCGCCCGGGCCACGATATCACGCGGCGCCAACTCGCCGCGTTCGTCGTACTTGAGCATGAAGCGCTCGCCGTCGAGGTTTTTCAGGAGCGCTCCATGTCCGCGCAACGCTTCCGTAATCAGCTCGCGAGGCTTGTCATCCGAACCCGGTTGATAGAGCGTGGTCGGATGAAATTGCATGAATTCGAGATTTCCGACCCGCGCTCCGGCCCGCCAGGCCGCCACCACGCCGTCGCCGGTCGCGATGGTCGGATTGGTGGTGTGCTCATACACCGTGCCCGAACCGCCGGTCGCCAGCACCACCGCCCGGGCCGTGATCGTCTTTACGAAGTTCTTCCGCGTCTCGAGCACATAGGCGCCATAGCAGCGCGGCGTGCGCGCCAATTCGCCGGCGCGCGGATGCGGGTCGATCAGGAGATCGATCATCAGATGATGCTCAAGGACGCGCAACCGGCCGGATTTTCGAGCACGACGCAGCAACACCGATTCAATCTCCATCCCGGTGCGGTCCCGATGATGCAAGATGCGCGACCGACTGTGCCCGCCTTCGCGCCCCAATGACAACTCGCCCTCATGACGCGAGAACCGAACGCCCAGCTCCATCAACTCCCGAATCCGCGTGGGCGCCGTTTCCACCACGAGGCGCACCGCGTCCTCGTGACACAACCCCGCGCCCGCGCGCAAGGTGTCCTCGACGTGCAGTTGAATGTCGTCGTCTTGTGCCGTGACCGCGGCGATCCCGCCCTGCGCCCAATTCGTGGCGGACTCGGCGCTCTGCTTCTTCGTGACCAGGATCACGTCCGCGACTTGCGAAAGCTTCAGCGCCAAACTGAGTCCGGCGATGCCCGAACCCACGATCAAAACGTCCGCCTGGAGAGTGTCCTTCATGAAATGCGAAGAGGAGGATTCGGGCCCGTTGGTGTTCGCGGCAAATCAGAGAAGCGAAGCGACCGGAGACGTCCACTCCGGATACAGCTGGGGACTCCCGGTCAACGAAGCAACAGCAGCTTGCGCGTCTCGTCGAAGATCGATCCGGCGCGCAGACGATAGAAATAGACCCCGGAGGGCAGCGGCATGCCGTGGTCGTCGCGGCTATCCCAGCTCGCGGCATACTCCGATGCCGGCTGCAAGGCCCGTACGAGAGTGCGCACGGTGCGGCCGGTGAGATCATAGACAATGAGTTCGACGGCCGCCGTGCGCGGGATCACATACTTGATCGTCACGTCGCGATTGAACGGATTCGGAAATGCGTTCAACAGGCTGAAATTGGCGGGCGGAACCCGGGGCACGCCTTCCGCCTCGACGGAGTAACGACTGACCTCGCCGCCGACGGAAACGGCATCGACCCGATAGAAATAGCGGACACCGGGTGTGAGCCCGCGCTCCGTGAACACGTACCGCCACGCGGTCGCCGCCGTTCCGCGTCCGACCAGTTGCGAATAGTCCGTAAACGACGCCGTCGGAATGTAGGTGGTATCGCCGTCCAGGCGACGATAGAGATTGAAGCCTTCGTTGTTCAGCTCCGATGCCACGGTCCAAATCACGCGCAGCGCGCCGAAGGCGGTGTCCTGTTCGGTGGTGAAGCCCGTGAATGTCACCGGTAAGGCGATGTCGCGCATTCCAATCGGCCAGGTCGTCGAAATCACCGGATCACCGCCGCAGTCGATCTGCTGCGGCGACGCGACAGAGAGCCGCACGCGATGATAGGCGTTCGCCGCCGCGGCAAACGAAATCGAGGTAAAAAGAAAGGTCTCCGATCCGCTCAGGGGAACGGAAAATCCGGAGAATTCGAAGGCCCCGCCGAACCACGGACCCAGCACCGCGATCTGCTGATCAGCGCCGGGACTGAAGACCGAATCCTGACTCCACCACAGACGCGTGCCGGCCGGCTGCAAGTCAGCCGGGTCCATGTCACCGCCCACCGAAAAACTCACCGCGCGCAGCGCGCTCTGACCTTCCTGTGCCGTAAGGCCGAGATAGAACGCGAGTCGATCCACTTCGCCGGGGACTACCGGCTCCACGCCCAACGAGCCGCCGCGCACCAGCACGCTTGATCCGCTCGGCAAGCGGAGATCCGTGACCGACATCGCCTGCGGCGGATTCGCCAGCGCGTCACGGTACTCGATGGTGAGCATGTACACACCGCGCTGCACCAGCGACTCTCCGCCTTGGACCGAATCGATCCCGACGCCAAACGAAAGTTGCAATGGCACTAAGACAACGATCTTGTCGTTTTCGGCCGATACGTCAGAGAGAAACACCGTGTGAGGAGAGCCCGTGTCAAATTCGGGTCCGCCCGTCTGCGTAAGCGAAATGCGGAGCGTGCCCGGAGACGCCACTTCATCTTGATCCCAGTTGACGAGCAGTCCAGCGTAGGAAATAGTATCGCCCTCGGCTGGCGAATTGATGATCACCGGCGAGGTACTATTGTCGTAAACCGGAACGCGTACGAACGAATAAGCCATGGCGTTTCCGCCCAGATCCTGGTAGCCGACCCGCAATGTGTATCGCGAGCCGTCATAGAGCTGGTTATTCTCGCCCGGCGTTCCTGCCCCCTCCACAGACGTGACCAGATCCGAAGACAGGAGGTCCGCCGCGTTGAGAAAGAACCCCGTGCGTCCCCGGCTCGCCAGTTCACCGAGATGGACCGTCCGCGGGGAGCCCGGGTCCGTGCCGCCGATCGCGATAAACGACAGCACGACGCTCCCCGGCAGCGGAGCCTCGGGGATTTGCACTTGAATCCACACAGTTTGATTAAACCGCTGCCCCGTGATCGGGGCTTCGATCGTCGGCGTGAGCGTCGTCGCGTCCTGCGGCCAGATGTAGCCTTGCTCCGTGTCGCCGGAGTTCTCATTGCCCGCGAGATCGCCGTAGCTCAAGCTGACGTTGTACACCACTTGCGATATCAGCCGGTCATCGAAGCCGTTCGGATTGTACTCGATGTGATCCGAGCCGGTCCCGATCGACCGGCCATCCAACAACAGCGTATGTAAACCGGCGAAGTAGTTCTCGCGATTCAGCAGCAGGTGGTGCTCGAGCGTGTCAACGCGCACGGACAGGGTGTCCATGACGAAACTCAGCCACACGGAATCCGCGGCTTCGGGCAACTGGTAGATAACGAGCACGGTGGAGTCTCCGCTCTCGGATCCCTGCCGCGGCTCGATAAGATTCGGCGGCAGGGTCAGGAAGTCCGCCTGAATCGTGATGGCACTGTCCGCCGCTTCCGGGTTGTTGTTGACATCGGAATAGGCGATCAGGAACCGGAACCTCGCGTCGGGGGTCAGCGAATCGCCGCCCGAAAGCGAATGGACGTCCGGCGAATCGCCGAGATGAAACGCATCCAGTTGCACGCGCTTGTTCGCGCCATCGCTGAAATCTTCCAGCGTCAGGATGTGCTGCTCGTGCGCGTCCGGATCGACGTTCTCGATCACGAGGTAGAGCCGAAAGGTGTCCGCCCACTCCGGCTGACTGTACACCACGTCAAAAAAGCGGCTGATCGAAGAGCGATCGACCGGCTCCAGCAGCTCCGGGGGAACCGTGCGAGAATCCCGAAACGTGATGAATCCGGAATGCAGCTCATCCACCGAATCCTGAGTCTCGATTGCGCCCGGGACCGTGACATACGAAACGCGATGAGCCGAGAACGTATCGACGTGCGCGGTATCATTCGACATCACCGCCAATTCGGCCTGGAAGGACAGCACTCGACCATCGACCAGCGGTTTGAGCGACGCCCGCACACTTAAGCGAGGTGGAACCGAATCCGGCATGAACACATAGGTAATCCGGTCCACGTTCACCGGCAGCACCATGATGCGGGCCCCCGTGCAGGCCGGTCCCGTGTAACCGTGCAACAGCACCTGATTCCGCGTGGCCGCGGCGAGGCCGATTTCGCTCACCGTCCAGTATGTGGAAGGAGTGTGAGAAATGATCAGGTAAAGGCTGTCGGAGTCTTCCACCACCGTATCGCGGGCAGTCGGTGAACCCGAGAGACCGATACCGATGACCTCAGGAATCGGCTGTGCCAGGGCGAGCAGGCAGTCCAGCGCCACGGCGAGCACGAACCACCCGAGGCGGTAACGTCGATGGTATGGATTGAGGAGTGTCTGCATAAATATCGTGATTCGCCGCTGCAAGGGATATGCCGCGATCAGCGGAGAATGAGCAGCTTTCCTGCGACGCGAACGGATGCCGTCTCGATTCGATAAAGGACCAGGCCGGAGGCAGGAGCAAACGGCGAACGGTCGAGCCGGATCGCAGTGGGACCGCCGACGATGTTGGAATACCGCAACAGCTCCTGCCCCAGCAAGTTGTAGAAGACTACGGACGCGGTTTGCCCGAGCGGCAATTGCAAGCGCAGTTGGCCGTAGGCGGGAAGCGGATTCGGGTACAGCCGCGGCGTTTCGACCGCGATCGGCTGCCGGACGTCCGGCGCCGGGGGCAGTCCATAATGTGCGCGGGCTGAGTCCACCCGAGCTTGCAACCCGGCCATGTCGCCCGCCGTCGCGACCGCAAATACCACTGTGCGACTCGCCCCCGGCTCCAGCTCAAACGGTCCCACTGCCGTGACCAGACTCAAATCGAACTCCGTGCCCGGCGAGGCACCGATTCCGGACTGCAAAATCTGCCACTTGCGATTATCATCCCAACCAGCAGCAGGGGTCAACTGCTCGCGGTTATTGAGCACGGAATAGACCGTGAGCGGTGTGTTCAGACCCGCCAGCCCGATCAACGGCTGCCCCGGTGCGGTGGCGGAAACCACCGCGATGCCCGACGGGGTGTCGAATTGCGCGCGATTGCGCGATGACGGCCCCAGGTCCCAATCCATCATGAGTCCGACGAACGCAGAGTCCCAGCGATTCACGGAACGGTTGGTAACGACGTATTCGAGACTCAGGTAATCGGCTTGGTCGTCGCCGGCGAAAGCCAGACCGGAGGCCTGCACCCGCGCGAACAGCGGCAGCGCGGCTCCGCGATCTTCGAACGTCGTCCGGACTTCCCGATCGGCGCGGGGAGAAGCGATTACGCGCGCGAAGCTATCGGGCATCGCGGTCCAATCGAACCGGGCAAACTCCGCATCACCGAAGAAATTGTCGATTACCTGTCCGTCCGCGGCCAGGACAAACGAACCGTGATACAACGCGCCGGTCGGACGTTCCGAAAGTCGCAGACCCGGCCCCAGGTATCGACGATTCGTATAGTCATGATAGCCCAGCGATCCGTGCTCCGCAAATCCGAGCTGGAGGTGGTTCGAGCTCAGCACCACAAATGTCGAATCGAGGATCACGTCGGTCGTGGCGCGGCCGATGAGGCGATTGTCCGCCGCGAGAAAGTCCACGCTGATGGGAATGACCCGGTCGAAGCGC encodes the following:
- the nadB gene encoding L-aspartate oxidase: MKDTLQADVLIVGSGIAGLSLALKLSQVADVILVTKKQSAESATNWAQGGIAAVTAQDDDIQLHVEDTLRAGAGLCHEDAVRLVVETAPTRIRELMELGVRFSRHEGELSLGREGGHSRSRILHHRDRTGMEIESVLLRRARKSGRLRVLEHHLMIDLLIDPHPRAGELARTPRCYGAYVLETRKNFVKTITARAVVLATGGSGTVYEHTTNPTIATGDGVVAAWRAGARVGNLEFMQFHPTTLYQPGSDDKPRELITEALRGHGALLKNLDGERFMLKYDERGELAPRDIVARAIDAEMKKRGERYVLLDASHLDAPGLRREFPHIDTICRGHNIDFTADPIPVVPAAHYQCGGVVTDLRARTSIPGLFAIGEVAMTGVHGANRLASNSLLEAVVFADQAAASCGEWLRECPPAPEAQSWSEEGTVNSEEWILVQHDRNEIRKLMWDYVGIVRSTLRLQRARRRLDLLVDEVTDFYRRTRISAPLVELRNLAIMADLIVSCAQSRSESRGLHFMSDRPNSAAQSPPQDTVKSLYPALLSLVSDQ
- a CDS encoding T9SS type A sorting domain-containing protein; this translates as MQTLLNPYHRRYRLGWFVLAVALDCLLALAQPIPEVIGIGLSGSPTARDTVVEDSDSLYLIISHTPSTYWTVSEIGLAAATRNQVLLHGYTGPACTGARIMVLPVNVDRITYVFMPDSVPPRLSVRASLKPLVDGRVLSFQAELAVMSNDTAHVDTFSAHRVSYVTVPGAIETQDSVDELHSGFITFRDSRTVPPELLEPVDRSSISRFFDVVYSQPEWADTFRLYLVIENVDPDAHEQHILTLEDFSDGANKRVQLDAFHLGDSPDVHSLSGGDSLTPDARFRFLIAYSDVNNNPEAADSAITIQADFLTLPPNLIEPRQGSESGDSTVLVIYQLPEAADSVWLSFVMDTLSVRVDTLEHHLLLNRENYFAGLHTLLLDGRSIGTGSDHIEYNPNGFDDRLISQVVYNVSLSYGDLAGNENSGDTEQGYIWPQDATTLTPTIEAPITGQRFNQTVWIQVQIPEAPLPGSVVLSFIAIGGTDPGSPRTVHLGELASRGRTGFFLNAADLLSSDLVTSVEGAGTPGENNQLYDGSRYTLRVGYQDLGGNAMAYSFVRVPVYDNSTSPVIINSPAEGDTISYAGLLVNWDQDEVASPGTLRISLTQTGGPEFDTGSPHTVFLSDVSAENDKIVVLVPLQLSFGVGIDSVQGGESLVQRGVYMLTIEYRDALANPPQAMSVTDLRLPSGSSVLVRGGSLGVEPVVPGEVDRLAFYLGLTAQEGQSALRAVSFSVGGDMDPADLQPAGTRLWWSQDSVFSPGADQQIAVLGPWFGGAFEFSGFSVPLSGSETFLFTSISFAAAANAYHRVRLSVASPQQIDCGGDPVISTTWPIGMRDIALPVTFTGFTTEQDTAFGALRVIWTVASELNNEGFNLYRRLDGDTTYIPTASFTDYSQLVGRGTAATAWRYVFTERGLTPGVRYFYRVDAVSVGGEVSRYSVEAEGVPRVPPANFSLLNAFPNPFNRDVTIKYVIPRTAAVELIVYDLTGRTVRTLVRALQPASEYAASWDSRDDHGMPLPSGVYFYRLRAGSIFDETRKLLLLR